The following proteins come from a genomic window of Hymenobacter canadensis:
- a CDS encoding 2'-5' RNA ligase family protein: MLNPQNAERINRIIKSLETEFGLDDVQATPDPHFTYQLAGVRKLSALNQVLRDVARQTMPFPAYTTGLGLFPGPNPVIYIPVLRSEALNNLHRRIIQATQPLCLRTDKFSGPDCWLPHISLALHDTTPEMLGPVLQYLNQQTFNLKLVINNITIMRQEGEQFLPEKVFHFEGHKQDVAPLLF; this comes from the coding sequence GTGCTGAACCCGCAAAATGCGGAGCGGATCAACCGCATTATCAAAAGCCTGGAAACCGAATTCGGCCTCGACGATGTGCAGGCCACCCCCGATCCGCATTTCACCTACCAGCTGGCCGGAGTGCGCAAGCTCTCGGCTCTGAACCAAGTGTTGCGTGATGTAGCCCGGCAAACCATGCCGTTTCCGGCCTACACCACTGGTCTGGGGCTGTTTCCGGGACCCAATCCGGTGATTTATATTCCGGTGCTGCGTTCCGAGGCGCTCAACAACCTGCATCGACGCATTATTCAGGCCACTCAGCCACTGTGCCTGCGCACCGACAAGTTCAGCGGGCCCGACTGCTGGCTGCCGCACATTTCACTGGCCCTGCACGATACCACGCCCGAGATGCTGGGGCCGGTGCTGCAGTACCTCAACCAGCAGACCTTCAACCTGAAACTGGTCATCAACAACATCACCATCATGCGCCAGGAGGGCGAGCAGTTTTTGCCGGAAAAAGTCTTCCACTTCGAAGGCCACAAGCAGGACGTGGCTCCCCTGCTTTTCTGA
- a CDS encoding DUF2256 domain-containing protein: protein MPVPQKLVKGNLPTKICLTCGRPFEYRKKWRNSWDEVKYCGEKCQRNKPRPPSSPAV, encoded by the coding sequence ATGCCTGTTCCCCAAAAGCTCGTTAAGGGCAATCTGCCCACCAAAATCTGCCTCACCTGCGGCCGCCCCTTCGAGTATCGCAAAAAGTGGCGCAACAGCTGGGACGAGGTGAAATACTGTGGCGAGAAATGCCAGCGCAACAAGCCCCGGCCGCCCTCTTCCCCGGCCGTCTGA
- a CDS encoding ABC-F family ATP-binding cassette domain-containing protein, giving the protein MISISDLDFHFGSRTLYDKASLHIKPKDKIGLIGLNGRGKSTLLRILVGEYKPDGGSISMSKDVSLGFLNQDLLSYDSHESILVVAMQAFSEALELQKKIDAILLEFETNYTDDLVEKLADLQERFESLGGYTMQARTEEILEGLGFTTEELQRPLKLFSGGWRMRVMLAKILLQQPSLLLLDEPTNHLDLPSIKWIENYLAGYEGAVIIVSHDREFLDRTTNTTVEVTGGKLVPYAGNYSYYIEEKLERNLIQKGAFENQQAQIKQAERFIERFKAKASKAKQAQSRVKALDKLERIEDVAGDDAKVNIKFNFTVAPGRHILRMEHVGKKYGEKIIFRDTHVHIERGDKIALIGANGKGKSTLMRLVAGQEAPTNGNHQLGHNVIMSFYAQHQLESLRVENEILQEMIEAGSRRSEMELRSVLGSFLFTGEEVYKKIKVLSGGEKSRVALAKTLISEANFLLLDEPTNHLDMQSVNILIQALDQYQGTYIVISHDRFFVENVANKIWYIEDFQLKEYPGTYAEYEQWQEDREKAAKKAGLPSPSAAKPVPKEEKKVEAAPAKTPSPDQKKALKELAEIEKKIDEREKELAVYEKQLADPQIYQNAAQLKDATLKFEQVKKELAQLNDRWEMLAEM; this is encoded by the coding sequence ATGATTTCCATTAGCGACTTAGACTTCCATTTCGGCTCCCGTACGCTCTACGACAAGGCCAGCCTGCACATCAAACCCAAGGATAAGATTGGCCTGATCGGGCTTAACGGCCGGGGCAAATCCACGCTGCTGCGCATTCTGGTGGGCGAATATAAGCCCGACGGCGGCAGCATCTCCATGAGCAAAGACGTGAGCCTAGGCTTCCTCAACCAGGATCTGCTCAGCTACGACTCGCACGAATCCATCCTGGTAGTGGCCATGCAGGCGTTTTCGGAGGCCCTGGAGCTGCAGAAGAAGATCGACGCTATCCTGCTGGAGTTTGAAACCAACTACACCGACGATTTGGTGGAGAAGCTGGCCGACCTGCAGGAGCGGTTCGAGTCGCTGGGCGGCTATACCATGCAGGCCCGCACTGAGGAGATTCTGGAAGGTCTGGGCTTCACTACGGAGGAGCTGCAGCGCCCGCTGAAGCTGTTTTCAGGTGGCTGGCGCATGCGCGTGATGCTGGCCAAAATCCTGCTTCAGCAACCCTCCCTGTTGCTCCTCGACGAACCAACCAACCACCTGGACTTGCCGAGTATCAAGTGGATTGAAAACTACCTGGCCGGCTACGAAGGCGCGGTTATCATCGTAAGCCACGACCGGGAATTCCTGGACCGCACCACCAACACCACCGTGGAAGTGACGGGCGGCAAACTGGTGCCGTACGCCGGCAACTACTCGTATTACATTGAGGAGAAACTGGAGCGCAACCTGATTCAGAAAGGCGCTTTCGAGAACCAGCAGGCCCAGATCAAGCAGGCTGAGCGGTTTATTGAGCGTTTCAAGGCCAAAGCCAGCAAAGCCAAGCAGGCCCAGAGCCGCGTGAAGGCGCTGGACAAGCTGGAGCGCATCGAGGACGTAGCCGGCGACGATGCCAAGGTGAACATCAAGTTCAACTTCACCGTAGCGCCCGGCCGCCACATCCTGCGCATGGAGCACGTGGGCAAGAAATACGGCGAGAAAATTATCTTCCGCGACACCCACGTGCACATCGAGCGGGGCGACAAAATTGCCCTCATTGGCGCCAACGGCAAGGGCAAATCCACGCTGATGCGGCTGGTGGCCGGCCAGGAGGCGCCCACCAACGGCAACCACCAGTTGGGCCATAACGTCATCATGTCGTTCTACGCCCAGCACCAGCTGGAAAGTCTGCGCGTCGAGAACGAGATTCTGCAGGAGATGATTGAGGCCGGCTCGCGCCGCTCCGAAATGGAGCTGCGCTCGGTGCTGGGCTCGTTTCTGTTCACGGGCGAGGAAGTGTACAAGAAAATCAAGGTGCTGAGCGGCGGCGAGAAAAGCCGCGTGGCGCTGGCCAAAACCTTGATTTCCGAGGCCAACTTCCTGCTCCTCGACGAACCGACCAACCACTTGGACATGCAGTCGGTGAACATCCTGATTCAGGCGCTCGACCAATACCAGGGTACCTACATCGTGATTAGTCACGACCGGTTCTTTGTGGAGAACGTGGCCAACAAAATCTGGTACATCGAGGACTTCCAGCTCAAGGAATATCCCGGCACCTACGCCGAATACGAGCAATGGCAGGAAGACCGGGAGAAGGCCGCCAAGAAAGCCGGCCTGCCTTCGCCATCGGCCGCGAAACCCGTTCCGAAAGAGGAAAAGAAGGTAGAAGCCGCCCCGGCCAAAACGCCTTCCCCCGACCAGAAGAAAGCCCTGAAGGAGCTTGCCGAAATAGAAAAGAAAATCGACGAGCGGGAAAAAGAGCTGGCCGTTTACGAAAAGCAGCTGGCCGACCCACAGATCTACCAGAACGCCGCGCAGCTGAAAGACGCCACGCTGAAGTTCGAGCAGGTGAAAAAGGAGCTGGCCCAACTCAACGACCGTTGGGAAATGCTGGCCGAAATGTAA
- a CDS encoding PAS domain-containing protein: MNTEPIFSEEQLRQQTNEQMRFLADFIPQLVWFTDPNGFHIYFNQRWIDFTGYTLADSVGPNMWNNLLHPDDQDRARQVWGHSLATGDFYEIEYRFKAKNGDYRWFLGQARPQFNEQGQIRQWFGTCTDIHEQKETEFALRKREQDLERAYSDLEVKVTFRTLELEREVQELRRQVAPGRTF, translated from the coding sequence ATGAATACCGAACCTATTTTTTCTGAAGAACAGCTCCGCCAGCAGACCAACGAGCAAATGCGGTTTCTCGCCGATTTCATTCCGCAGCTGGTGTGGTTCACTGACCCAAACGGGTTTCACATCTACTTCAATCAGCGCTGGATTGACTTCACGGGCTACACGCTGGCCGACAGCGTGGGCCCCAACATGTGGAACAACCTGCTGCACCCCGACGACCAGGACCGCGCCCGCCAGGTGTGGGGCCACTCGCTGGCTACCGGCGACTTCTACGAAATAGAGTACCGCTTCAAAGCCAAAAACGGTGACTACCGCTGGTTTCTGGGGCAGGCCCGCCCGCAGTTCAACGAGCAGGGCCAGATCCGACAGTGGTTTGGCACCTGCACCGACATTCACGAGCAGAAGGAAACCGAGTTTGCCTTGCGCAAGCGGGAGCAGGACCTGGAGCGCGCCTACTCTGATCTGGAAGTGAAAGTGACTTTCCGGACGCTGGAGCTGGAGCGCGAAGTGCAGGAGCTGCGCCGTCAGGTAGCACCCGGCCGGACTTTTTAA
- a CDS encoding SMP-30/gluconolactonase/LRE family protein: protein MPTFSPTLAGPVRHFAMATLLLGGLLTASCSNDDDDNATPAAPDSVAFTVPNLYPEGVQYDAKNSRFLVSSLTTGNVGQVKDDGTYSVFASGAGIISAVGMNLDDSRNRLLVASSNGTQRNIAKLVSFNRDNGQVLFNTDLGALRAAPNHFANDIAVDNQGNAYVTDSFAPVIYKVDPQGVATVFLDNMQLAAPAGAFGLNGIVFHPDGYLLVAKSDEGALFKVPVSNPASFTRVTTTGLDLRAADGLLLQDNNTLQVVTNSQSKVYRLSTSNSWAAATLSGTFATLPQYPTTLARRDADSYVLYANLDKMMQSPPVSVFTISKVRF, encoded by the coding sequence ATGCCTACCTTCTCCCCTACCCTGGCCGGCCCCGTTCGGCACTTCGCCATGGCCACGCTGCTGCTGGGCGGCCTGCTGACCGCCTCCTGCTCCAACGACGATGACGACAACGCCACGCCAGCCGCCCCCGACTCGGTAGCGTTTACCGTGCCCAATCTCTACCCCGAAGGCGTGCAGTACGACGCCAAAAACAGCCGCTTTCTGGTCAGCTCCCTTACCACCGGCAACGTGGGCCAGGTGAAGGATGACGGCACCTACAGCGTTTTCGCCTCCGGGGCCGGCATCATTTCGGCTGTGGGCATGAACCTCGACGACAGCCGCAACCGCCTGCTGGTAGCCTCTTCGAATGGCACGCAGCGCAACATCGCCAAGCTCGTGAGCTTCAACCGCGACAATGGGCAGGTGCTGTTCAATACTGATCTGGGCGCGCTACGTGCTGCCCCAAACCACTTCGCCAACGACATTGCCGTGGATAACCAGGGCAATGCTTACGTCACCGACAGCTTTGCGCCGGTGATTTACAAAGTCGATCCGCAGGGCGTGGCCACCGTGTTTCTCGACAATATGCAGCTGGCCGCGCCGGCCGGGGCTTTCGGCCTCAACGGCATCGTGTTTCACCCCGATGGCTACCTGCTGGTGGCCAAGTCCGACGAAGGCGCGCTGTTCAAAGTGCCCGTCAGCAACCCGGCCAGCTTCACCCGCGTGACTACCACCGGCCTCGACCTGCGCGCCGCCGACGGCCTACTGCTGCAGGACAACAACACGCTGCAGGTAGTGACCAACAGCCAAAGCAAAGTGTACCGCCTCAGCACCAGCAACAGCTGGGCAGCCGCCACGCTTAGCGGCACCTTCGCCACGCTGCCCCAATACCCCACCACCCTCGCCCGCCGCGACGCCGACAGCTACGTGCTGTATGCCAACCTCGACAAGATGATGCAGAGCCCACCGGTATCCGTATTCACGATCAGCAAAGTGCGCTTTTAA
- a CDS encoding DUF748 domain-containing protein, producing MFQPTTDSAAVAAAPRRRWGWWLGGGSLLLVLLLAAAVAFGLDPWLRHTLEKQVRTASNGRYELRIGALETHLWTRTLTVRRVQLRTLPAATPDTARLPDLRLDLGKLQVAGIGLMAIVRRQIVPIDSVGLDSVRLRLAGMPASADTARPLYQQLPLGLPGVRFGVVALRRVQARYGTVQHAVAQINRASLRATDIEVSAAAAADSSRMGYARTITADARGVLARVPGHVVRAGHGQFASARGRFQLDSVRVMPLRAVSRQRTPSARVALWLPRLRLAGLAAADLARGRFRADSLVLAAAQLALTLPAVAPPPPHQLLAPYFKDIRLKQLRITNSRLRVLGDEHRPELRQVTLLGTDIRPVAATYSKANYLYYARAWQLRAGGGRLEVSAPYYHATFGGLQADTRARQLTLASVAVAPTMSVAAMARRKGHQTAHVSVRADRLAAQGLDLFALLHDGSVLAQRVVLGRVQVATTSDGRMPINPNRSIMTPEAIGKLPVRVDVRQLRLQHADVRMSYRAPRSAQPGVMAIRQLQVTLRNLSNDPRRMSAARPLTGEATGLLQRRSFARVSLRANLLDAQGRHTLVGSLGDAPLAILNPMIEPTRGIRFRSGRIGTIRFQMQLDRQQARGTMWAPYTDLKLDLLNRQGKRDALRRVGTTLVNGLFLRDNNPRRVGRDLQTGRMTSGRELRFSVFSLWRQGLVSGLLNSAGVPAPLAKKLSESE from the coding sequence GTGTTTCAACCCACCACCGATTCTGCCGCCGTAGCTGCTGCGCCCCGCCGGAGGTGGGGCTGGTGGCTGGGGGGCGGCAGTCTGCTGCTGGTGCTGCTGCTGGCGGCCGCCGTAGCGTTCGGGCTCGACCCCTGGCTGCGCCACACCCTCGAAAAGCAGGTGCGCACCGCCAGCAACGGCCGCTACGAGCTGCGTATCGGCGCGCTGGAAACCCACCTCTGGACCCGCACCCTCACGGTGCGGCGGGTGCAGCTGCGCACCCTGCCCGCCGCCACTCCCGATACCGCCCGCCTGCCCGATCTGCGCCTCGATCTGGGGAAGCTGCAGGTGGCAGGCATCGGTTTGATGGCCATAGTGCGCCGCCAGATAGTGCCCATTGATAGTGTGGGGCTGGATTCAGTTCGGCTGCGGCTGGCGGGCATGCCGGCTTCCGCCGACACTGCCCGGCCGCTCTACCAGCAGCTGCCACTGGGTCTGCCCGGGGTGCGTTTTGGCGTGGTGGCGCTGCGCCGGGTGCAGGCCCGCTACGGCACCGTGCAGCACGCCGTGGCCCAGATCAACCGCGCCTCGCTGCGGGCCACCGATATAGAAGTGAGTGCTGCCGCCGCCGCCGATAGCTCCCGCATGGGCTACGCCCGCACCATTACGGCCGATGCCCGGGGCGTGCTGGCGCGGGTGCCAGGCCACGTAGTGCGGGCCGGGCATGGGCAGTTTGCCTCGGCCCGCGGCCGGTTTCAGCTGGATTCGGTGCGCGTGATGCCCCTGCGTGCCGTCAGCCGCCAGCGCACTCCCTCGGCGCGGGTGGCGCTGTGGCTCCCGCGTCTGCGGCTGGCCGGGCTGGCCGCCGCCGACCTGGCCCGCGGCCGGTTCCGGGCCGATTCTCTGGTGCTGGCGGCGGCGCAGCTGGCCCTGACGCTGCCCGCCGTGGCCCCACCGCCGCCCCACCAGCTGCTGGCGCCCTATTTCAAGGATATCCGTCTGAAGCAGTTGCGCATAACCAACAGCCGACTGCGGGTGCTGGGCGACGAGCACCGCCCGGAGCTGCGCCAGGTTACGCTGCTCGGGACGGATATCCGGCCGGTGGCAGCCACGTACAGCAAGGCAAACTATCTGTACTACGCCCGGGCCTGGCAGCTGCGCGCCGGTGGCGGGCGGCTGGAGGTATCGGCGCCGTATTACCACGCCACTTTCGGCGGCCTGCAGGCTGATACCCGCGCCCGCCAGCTTACGCTTGCCAGCGTGGCCGTGGCCCCCACCATGTCGGTAGCGGCGATGGCGCGCCGCAAGGGCCACCAGACGGCGCACGTATCGGTGCGCGCAGACCGGCTGGCGGCGCAGGGGCTCGACCTGTTTGCGCTGCTGCACGACGGCAGCGTGCTGGCGCAGCGGGTGGTGCTGGGCCGCGTGCAGGTGGCAACTACCAGCGACGGCCGTATGCCCATCAACCCCAACCGCTCCATCATGACGCCTGAGGCCATCGGCAAGCTGCCGGTGCGGGTAGACGTGCGCCAGCTCCGGCTGCAGCACGCCGACGTGCGCATGAGCTACCGCGCCCCGCGCAGCGCCCAGCCCGGCGTGATGGCCATCCGGCAACTGCAGGTTACGCTCCGCAACCTCAGCAACGACCCGCGCCGCATGAGCGCCGCCCGGCCCCTCACCGGCGAGGCTACCGGCCTGCTGCAGCGCCGCAGCTTCGCCCGCGTTTCGTTGCGCGCCAACCTGCTCGATGCCCAGGGTCGCCACACGCTGGTTGGCTCTCTTGGCGATGCGCCGTTGGCCATTCTCAACCCGATGATCGAGCCCACGCGCGGCATTCGGTTCCGGAGTGGCCGCATCGGCACCATCCGCTTTCAGATGCAGCTGGACCGCCAGCAGGCGCGTGGCACCATGTGGGCGCCCTATACCGACCTCAAGCTGGATCTGCTGAACCGCCAGGGCAAGCGCGACGCCCTGCGGCGCGTGGGTACCACGCTGGTCAACGGCTTGTTTCTGCGCGACAACAACCCGCGCCGGGTGGGCCGCGACCTGCAAACCGGCCGCATGACTTCGGGGCGGGAGCTGCGCTTCTCGGTATTTTCGCTGTGGCGCCAGGGCCTCGTCAGCGGGCTGCTCAATAGCGCCGGGGTGCCGGCGCCGCTGGCCAAGAAGCTCAGCGAAAGCGAGTAG
- a CDS encoding IS3 family transposase (programmed frameshift): MKKGRFSEAQIVAILQQQASGQTVAQIVREHGLSEATFYAWKSKYAGASLAELTRLKHLEEENRKLKQMFADLSLENQAIKEILPKKVASPAARRQAAQGLVGKGWSQRRACALVGLARGSYHPVARGREDEPVQQALRALSGRHPGWGFWKLHHRLRKNGLIINHKRTLRIYRALALNLPRRLKKRLPARVKQPLTVPEAANGCWSLDFTSDVLTDGRRFRTLNVLDDYNRELLGVEIDFSLPASRVVQVLTRLVECYGRPAQLRTDNGPEFISAKLSEWCEQQGVILHWIQPGKPTQNAYIERFNGSFRRELLDAHLFRSLAHVRQLVDEWRHDYNTQRPHQALNFMTPLEFKQAA; the protein is encoded by the exons GCGGGCAGACCGTGGCTCAAATTGTGCGCGAGCACGGCCTGAGCGAGGCTACCTTTTATGCGTGGAAAAGCAAGTATGCGGGGGCTAGCCTGGCCGAGCTCACCCGCCTCAAACACCTGGAAGAAGAGAATCGCAAGCTCAAGCAGATGTTCGCCGACCTGAGCTTAGAGAATCAGGCTATCAAGGAGATATTGC CGAAAAAAGTAGCTAGCCCTGCGGCGCGACGCCAGGCAGCGCAGGGCTTAGTGGGGAAAGGCTGGAGCCAGCGCCGGGCGTGTGCCCTGGTGGGGCTGGCGCGCGGCAGCTACCACCCCGTGGCGCGCGGGCGTGAGGACGAGCCCGTGCAGCAAGCCCTGCGGGCATTAAGTGGGCGGCATCCGGGCTGGGGCTTCTGGAAGTTGCACCACCGCCTGCGCAAAAATGGACTGATCATCAACCATAAACGCACGTTACGCATCTATCGGGCCCTGGCGCTCAACCTGCCTCGACGCCTGAAAAAGCGCCTGCCCGCCCGCGTGAAGCAGCCCTTGACCGTGCCCGAGGCCGCTAACGGGTGCTGGTCGCTCGACTTTACGAGCGATGTGTTGACCGATGGCCGCCGGTTCCGGACCTTGAACGTGCTCGACGATTACAACCGCGAGCTGCTGGGCGTGGAGATAGATTTTTCCTTGCCGGCCAGTCGCGTTGTGCAGGTGCTCACGCGCTTAGTCGAGTGCTATGGCCGTCCTGCGCAGTTGCGCACCGACAACGGGCCTGAGTTCATCAGCGCCAAATTGAGCGAGTGGTGTGAGCAGCAAGGCGTTATCCTGCACTGGATTCAGCCCGGCAAGCCGACGCAGAATGCCTATATCGAACGCTTCAACGGCTCGTTTCGCCGCGAACTGCTCGACGCCCACCTGTTTCGCTCACTGGCCCATGTGCGCCAGCTGGTGGACGAGTGGCGGCACGATTATAACACGCAACGGCCACACCAAGCCTTGAATTTTATGACCCCACTCGAATTTAAACAAGCAGCTTAA
- a CDS encoding amidase: protein MNRRIFLRNSSLAGLAISTFTLDACSSSPSSAPEAGAAAGAGPEALPPFELHEATVAGLQEQMKSGQRSSRVLCELYLKRIEAIDKAGPRLHSVIELNPDALTIADQLDQERKTGKLRGPLHGIPVLIKDNIDTADQMRTSAGSLALASHKATQDAFIVGKLREAGAVVLGKTNLSEWANFRSTRSTSGWSSRGGQTRNPYILDRTPSGSSAGSGAAASANLCAVAIGTETDGSIVSPASCCGLVGIKPTVGLLSRTGIIPISATQDTAGPMARTVQDAALLLAATAGADPADAATKASAGKIPADYTTFLNADSLRGKRLGVEKGHLTGASDAIGLLKAAIELLKAQGATVVEVEVEKLTDPLGEAEYDVLLYEFKDGVNKYLATAGAEVKTLADVIAFNTRNKPKAMPYFQQEILEASEKLEGLGSPKYQAALRKSQQGARAALDGVLRGQQLDAIVAITNSPARCIDLINGDAGGGPGFSSPAAMAGYPHITVPMGQVYGLPVGLSFVGAAWQEGPLLGLAYAYEQASKKRVAPEFKAPFVG from the coding sequence ATGAACCGAAGAATATTCCTGCGCAACAGCTCGCTGGCCGGCCTGGCCATTTCCACCTTCACGCTGGATGCGTGCTCGTCGTCGCCTTCTTCAGCTCCCGAAGCCGGGGCGGCAGCCGGCGCCGGGCCGGAAGCGCTGCCGCCGTTTGAGCTGCACGAGGCCACGGTAGCGGGGCTGCAGGAGCAGATGAAAAGCGGCCAACGCTCGTCGCGGGTGCTGTGTGAGCTGTACCTCAAGCGCATTGAGGCCATTGATAAGGCCGGGCCGCGGCTCCACTCCGTTATCGAGCTGAACCCCGACGCCCTGACCATTGCCGACCAGCTCGACCAGGAGCGCAAAACCGGCAAGCTGCGCGGCCCGTTGCACGGCATTCCGGTGCTGATCAAGGACAACATTGACACCGCCGACCAGATGCGCACCAGCGCCGGCTCGCTGGCGCTGGCCAGCCACAAGGCCACCCAGGATGCCTTCATCGTGGGTAAGTTGCGCGAGGCCGGCGCGGTGGTGCTGGGCAAAACCAACCTCAGCGAGTGGGCCAACTTCCGCTCGACGCGCAGCACCAGCGGCTGGAGCAGCCGCGGCGGCCAGACCCGCAACCCCTACATCCTCGACCGGACGCCCAGCGGGTCCAGCGCTGGCTCGGGTGCGGCGGCCTCGGCCAACCTGTGCGCGGTGGCCATCGGCACCGAAACCGACGGCTCCATCGTGTCGCCGGCCTCGTGCTGCGGGCTGGTGGGCATCAAGCCCACGGTGGGCCTGCTGAGCCGCACCGGCATCATCCCCATTTCGGCCACCCAGGACACGGCTGGCCCCATGGCGCGCACCGTGCAGGACGCGGCCCTGCTGCTGGCCGCCACCGCCGGCGCCGACCCCGCCGACGCCGCCACCAAAGCCAGCGCCGGCAAAATCCCCGCCGACTACACCACGTTCCTGAACGCCGACAGCCTGCGCGGCAAGCGGCTGGGCGTGGAAAAAGGCCATCTGACGGGGGCTTCCGATGCCATCGGCCTGCTCAAAGCGGCCATCGAGCTGCTCAAGGCGCAGGGCGCTACGGTGGTGGAAGTGGAGGTGGAGAAGCTGACCGACCCGCTGGGCGAGGCCGAATACGACGTGCTGCTGTACGAGTTCAAGGATGGCGTGAACAAGTATCTGGCTACGGCTGGCGCCGAGGTGAAAACCCTGGCCGACGTCATTGCCTTCAACACCCGCAACAAGCCCAAGGCCATGCCCTACTTCCAGCAGGAAATTCTGGAAGCCTCCGAGAAGCTGGAGGGCCTGGGCAGCCCCAAATACCAGGCGGCCCTGCGCAAGTCGCAGCAGGGCGCCCGCGCCGCCCTCGACGGCGTGCTGCGGGGCCAGCAGCTTGATGCCATAGTGGCCATCACCAACAGCCCCGCCCGCTGCATCGACCTGATCAACGGCGACGCGGGCGGCGGGCCGGGCTTCTCGTCGCCGGCGGCCATGGCGGGCTATCCGCACATTACGGTGCCTATGGGCCAGGTGTACGGGCTGCCGGTGGGCCTCTCGTTTGTGGGGGCGGCGTGGCAGGAAGGGCCGTTGCTGGGCCTAGCCTACGCCTACGAGCAGGCCTCGAAGAAGCGGGTGGCACCAGAGTTCAAAGCGCCGTTTGTGGGATAA
- a CDS encoding Uma2 family endonuclease codes for MALITDVSQLDLSRRYTYADYLTWQLTDWVELIRGKVRLMSPAPKRRHQDITRNIELPIMQFLRGKSCKMYHAPFDVRLTRSTPNGDASIETVVQPDVCVICDPQKLDDRGCLGAPDWIIEILSAGNISRDTKEKFDLYEEAGVLEYWVVAPEQKNIIVYLLDEAGRYQLRGEFYTPGLIPVATLPELQMEWAEVFEGV; via the coding sequence ATGGCTCTCATCACCGACGTGTCGCAACTGGACCTCTCGCGCCGCTATACCTATGCCGACTACCTGACTTGGCAGCTGACCGACTGGGTGGAGCTGATCCGGGGTAAAGTGCGCCTGATGAGCCCCGCGCCCAAGCGTAGGCACCAGGATATAACGCGCAATATCGAGCTGCCGATTATGCAGTTTTTGCGCGGCAAAAGTTGCAAGATGTATCATGCTCCCTTCGACGTGCGCCTCACCCGCAGCACGCCCAACGGTGACGCCAGCATCGAAACCGTGGTGCAGCCCGATGTATGCGTCATCTGCGACCCGCAGAAGCTCGACGACCGGGGCTGCCTCGGCGCCCCCGACTGGATCATCGAAATCCTGAGTGCCGGCAACATCTCGCGCGACACCAAGGAGAAATTCGACCTCTACGAAGAAGCCGGCGTGCTGGAATACTGGGTGGTAGCGCCGGAACAGAAAAACATCATTGTATACCTGCTCGACGAAGCCGGCCGCTACCAGCTACGAGGCGAATTTTACACGCCCGGCTTGATTCCGGTGGCTACGCTGCCGGAGCTGCAGATGGAGTGGGCGGAGGTGTTCGAGGGCGTGTAG